A region of the Legionella sp. PATHC035 genome:
CAAGACAGGGACGGTCAGGATGACTTAAAAGAGTACCGAACCCTAATGATTTTCTTAATAGGAATTAAATCAATTTGGATTCAGGATGTCAAACACGATCACTGGGCACCGGGGTTAAGAGCCCACAGTCGAAAAAATCAAGGAATTCAATAAAAACTCTAAGATTCCTGGATAACCAATTTCGACTCCATATTTCGAATTTTTTCATAATCTAATAAAATTAACTCTCGGTCACCAGTCAACCCAACAATGCCAAGACTGGTTAGATAGTCTACTGTTTGGGGAACAAGGTCACCATTTTTAAACCAAACATGCTGATTAAAAAATGTGGGCAATTTAGAAATGGCAGCAAGGGCTTCGACATTGAATATTCTCCCTTGAGCGGGTGATTTCAAAAAAACAGGCATAACCGTTTTTTTGAATATCATTTTTTTGGTTACCACATCACCTTCGGTATAGATCTCAACTAATTTATCTGCTTGACTACTGCCCGTAGCCTCTCGAGCGAAGCCGACCACTGGGCCGCCACACATTCTGGTTCCTGTTTCTATGAGACGAGGTCCGTCCTTAGTGAGCATTATTTCATTATGCGCCGCGCCCCAGCGAATTCCCAGAGCATCTAATGCTTGTTGAGTATAAGCAAATAATTCACCATACATTTTTTCACTATAAGGTACAAACTCAACATAGTCGTAAACCGTTTTGCGATGATTAAACAAGGTCTTATTGTATTTAATTAAATGGGCTAAATAATGTTTTCCATGGGCACTCACGGTACCTACTGCAAATTCAATCCCTATAGCCTGCTCCTGCACAACAACGGATTCATTCATTGTTCCAGTTAGTTTAGATGGTTCAGATAAAACGCAGTTAAATGCCTTTTTCCAATCACCTCGTGCTGGAATGTGAAAAACCTTATCGCTGCCAGCAGAAGCTGGCGGTTTAATTATCAGCGGCGACTGAATCAATCCGTTTGCTTTAATCCAAGTTTCCGCTTCATACTCCGATGAGGTATTGAGTGTCTTGAGGGCAGGAACCCCCGCTTCCTGCAACGCTTTTTGCATTAGAGCCTTGTGTAATCTGTGCGCTGATTTGTTGGGATCATTGGCGAACTGAGGGGTTAACGCGCTAGCCAAAGCGTCCGCAAGGGGAACTCCCTCCTCAGCACCAGGAATAATGGCCAGTGGGTTGTACTTTCTAAGCACCTCGACCAAATTAGGTTGTTCTGGAATGATTTCGATAAAATCGGTGGTTCGAATTTTTGTACCAAATCCATCCCAATCTACTGGTTTATGCATGATTGCAAGAGCAGGTATCCCACGCGCTTTAAAAGCAGGAGCCAACTCTATTCCTGATGAGAGGGGATCGACAATGACGACAGGCCTATTCATGAACGATGCTCCGTACCCAATCCAATAAGGACTCCATTTCATCGAGCGGCGCGAAAGAATGGATGTAGGAATCAGGTCTTACTAAAATTGCAAGGTTTTTATAGTGCATGTTATGTGTCCAAAAATGGTTATAACAAGGTTGCGGATAAATTGGGATGACGTTGACAAACTCAGGAACGTTGAGATCCAATTCATAGGAACCAAAAATGAGTAAGGTAAATTTCCTATAGTCCAAAAGAGAGTAAAGTCGTGTTTTGACGAGGCCCTGAAACATTTCAAAATCAAAGAGTCGAGAACCACGAAGTTCCAGCCCCCCATAACGAATCCCCATGCCCGTAATATTCCCAGCACGTTTTTGTACAATCGTGA
Encoded here:
- a CDS encoding ATP-grasp domain-containing protein, with protein sequence MNRPVVIVDPLSSGIELAPAFKARGIPALAIMHKPVDWDGFGTKIRTTDFIEIIPEQPNLVEVLRKYNPLAIIPGAEEGVPLADALASALTPQFANDPNKSAHRLHKALMQKALQEAGVPALKTLNTSSEYEAETWIKANGLIQSPLIIKPPASAGSDKVFHIPARGDWKKAFNCVLSEPSKLTGTMNESVVVQEQAIGIEFAVGTVSAHGKHYLAHLIKYNKTLFNHRKTVYDYVEFVPYSEKMYGELFAYTQQALDALGIRWGAAHNEIMLTKDGPRLIETGTRMCGGPVVGFAREATGSSQADKLVEIYTEGDVVTKKMIFKKTVMPVFLKSPAQGRIFNVEALAAISKLPTFFNQHVWFKNGDLVPQTVDYLTSLGIVGLTGDRELILLDYEKIRNMESKLVIQES